TGAGCTGACCCGTCTGGAGCTGGTGCTGGAGGCGGTCCGCGCCGCGCTGGAGGAGACCGCCCGCACCAACCCGCAGCTGCTGGACGGCCTGGTGGACGAGGACTGGGCCCTGCGCTACGGCCGGCAGGTCCGCCTGGTCAGCCAGCCCAGCCGGCCGGCCACGCGGCTCAAGCAGGCCGGCGCCGATGCTTTCCGGCTCCTGGACCGCGCCCGGGGCGCGGGCACCACTCCGGGCCCCGCTGTGGAGGCACTCCGCCAGATCACAATGCAGAACTTCCTCGTTGACGCTCACGGCAGTCCACGCCCGCGGGCCGACAAGGACGGGCTCCCGCCCGCCCGCTTACGCATCGAGTCGCCGTACGACCTGCAGGCACGCTGGGTGCGCCGCGGCCACCGACGCTGGACCGGCTACCTCGCCCACGTCACCGAGACCTGCGACGACAGGGGCGTCAACGTGATCACGGACGTGGCCACGACCGTCCCGACCGCGGACAGCACCGCCCTGCCCGGCATCCACACCCGGCTCGAACGGCGCCACCTGCTACCCGCACAACACCTGGTCGACGGCGGCTACACCTCCGTCGCGCTGGAGCAATTGTCAATTCCTGTGGATCACTGCCGGATGCCTCAAGTGGCCCGTAGCCATTGGTCGAGGACTGCGAAGTCTTTGTCGGTGAGGCCTCGGGACGACGCGATGCGGTGGAGGAGGGCCGGGGTGGGGTGGCGGGTGGACACCCAGTCCCGATCGGCGTCGGTGATCTCGTCGTCGACCCAGATGAACGGGCGTTCGTCCGCCCATGCTGCCAGGGTCCGGGTCTTCCAGTGGAGCCCGAACCACTGGTCCTCGCGTTCCTGCGCGTCGGAGGGTTCTGGCCAGTGCACGACCGGCAGGGGTGGCAGGCCGAGCAGCGGTGCGATGTCGGTGTTCGCCGCCTCCTCCCAAGTGGTGGCCCAAACCAGCTCGCACGGCAGTGCCGCGAGGCGAGGCCCGAGGTGCGGGTCGAGCCGCGTCAGGTGCGAATCTGTCGCGGTGCCTGACGGCTCGCGCTGCGGGCCGTCGCCGAACGGCAGGAGAGGCCCGTCGATGTCCAGGAACAGCAGCGGGAGTTCCTTGGGCTCACTCATGCCGCAGCCTCCCGCTCACGCTCGACCAGGACGCCGCGTTCGAAGCGGGCGCCGTTGCGGACGAGGGCGACGAGGTGGGGTGCGGTGATCGCGCGCCAGCGGGCCTGGGCGGACTCGGCGAGCTTGAACACCATCGCCAGGGCCGCGGCCGGGCTGCCGGCGCCGCGGGTGACCTTGGTCCGCAGCTTTACCGTGCTGAAGGTCGACTCGATCGGATTTGTCGTGCGCAGGTGGACCCAGTGCTCGGCCGGGAAGTCGTAGAACGCCAGGAGTTCATCGACGTCGTCGGTGATCTTCGTGACGGCCTTGGGCCACTTCGCGCCGTAGGCGCGCCCGAAGTCCTTCACCGCCTTCTCGGCGTGATCGCGGTCCTCGGCGTTGTAGATCTCCTGCAGTGCCTTCTTCGCGCCGGGCTGGGCCGATCTCGGCAGGGCGTTGACCACGTTCCGGGTTTTGTGAACCCAGCACCTTTGATGTCTGGCCTGCGGAAACACCTCGGCCAGGGCCCGCCACAGCCCCATGGCTCCGTCGCCGACGACGAGCTCGGGGTCGCGCATGCCGCGCCGGCGGCAGTCCCGCAGGAGGTCGGCCCAGGACTCGGTCGACTCTCGCAGGCCCTCGGCGAGCGCGATCAGCTCCTTGCTGCCGTCGGTGCGCACGCCCATGAGGACCAGGACGCAGGAGCGGGCCTGGCCGAGGCGGACCTTGGGGTGGACGCCGTCGGCCCACACGTAGACGTAGTCGGATCCGGACAGGTCCCGGTCCTGGAAGGCGGAGTGGTCGTCGCTCCACTGCTTGGTCAACCGGGTCACCGTGGCCGGCGAGAGCCCAGCGGCCGAGCCGAGGAACTGCTCCATCGCGGGCACGAAGTCGCCGGAGGACAGACCGTGCAGGTAGAGCAGGGGCAGGACCTCGCTGATCTTCGGGGACTTCCGGCACCAGGGGGCGAGGATCTTGGACGAGAACCGCTTGCGCTCGCCCGTCTCGCCATCGACCCGCTTGTCGTTCACCCGCGGCGCCTTCACCAAAATCGGCCCGGCGGCGGTGGTCACCGTCCGCTCGCGGTGGTGGCCGTTGCGGACCACCAGACGGCGACCGGCCTCGTCCCGCTCGCCCGCCAACTCAGCTATGTACTGGTTGACCTCGGCCTCCAGAGCCGCGGCGAGCATCCGACGGGCTCCCTCACGGACGATGTCGTCCATCAGGGAGCCGCTCTGAGTGGTGCCGTCCTCGTTGACTACGCTCAGCACGGGCGTGCCTTCCCGACCCGCGCTGCAACGCGGGCCTACTCGATGACCAGAAATCGATCACTCGGGAAGGTACGCCCTCCGCGTTCCGCGAAGCACCCCTCCCGAGTCCAATCCACAGGTCTTGAGCATTGCTCGTCGCGCTGATGGACACCGCCGCCCGCACCCACCGCATCGAAGTCATCGGTCCGGTCGCGCCCGACAACTCCTGGCAGCGCAAGGCCGGCACCGGCTTCACCCGCGAGGACTTCGCTGTCGACTTCGACCGTCGTCAGGTCACCTGTACCGGCGGAAAGACCAGCGGAAACTGGACCGAACCGCCCTCCCAAGCGCCCTACACGCTCGTGGCGTTCGACGCCCGGCACTGCAGCCCGTGTCCCCACCGCAGCGGGTGCACCCGCTCGACCGATCCACGCAAGGGACGAACCGTGTACTTCCTCCCTCGCCACCTCCACGACCTCCAGGCCCAGAATCGCGCCGACCAGCAAGATCCGCAATGGCGGCGCCTCTACGCCTCCCGCTCCGGCGTCGAGGGCACGGTCAACGAACTGGCCAACGCCCATCAGATGCGCCGCTGCCGCTACCGGGGCACAGCCAAAGCGCACATCCAGCACGTGCTGACCGCGATCTCTGTCAACATCGCACGCCTCAGCGCCCAGGAGCCAGACGACTCCGCATACCGGCCCCGACCGCCGACAGCGTTCCAGCAGTACCTCGACGCCCACGAACTGCCCCGCCCCCGCTGGTGGCGCCAAGGACAGTGACCAAGGAAAACCAAGATCACCGAAAGAGTCGCTCACTGGGACGCACACTCATTTCACCGCTGTGACCAAGGCATTCGGACAGTTCCAATACCCGACGTCACCATTACACGTCAGGCTCCGCCTCCAACGCGACGCCATCGGCATCCTCGGACACGCCCTCCGCAACCCCACCAAGATCACCGGCAAGCCCGACGACGGCGACGAACCACCCCTCACCGGAGCCGCCGTCCGCTGACGTTGCCGTCAACTACTGCCGTCATACCGCACTGAAGCCCTGCCAGGCACCACCTGGCAGGGCTTCATATTTGCGGACGCACACTTCCTAAACGAGTCCTCAAAGATCCTGGAGAGCCCAGTCTCGGGCAGCAGCAAGGCAGCGTTCAAGATCGCCAGACGATGCCAGGCGGCCACTCCGCGTCCGAACTTGACCCGATTCCACGTTCACCAGGTCTTCCTCGAACTCTCCGGTATCCCACAGCACCACCTGGGCCATGAAGTTTCCGCCATCGAGTACCCAGCTCACCGACGCCAGCTTTCCGCCATGAGACGATTTCTCAATCTCGGAAATATCCCCCAGGGGTGCCATCTTGTGAATTTCCCGCTGGATCCACTCCTGAGCCTGCTCAAGCAGCGTGCCACCTAGGGACATCCCCATCCTCCCAGCTTGATGTTCTTCGCCTCGGGGAGCTGAGGAACAGGGTTCCCCTTTTTCTGCGCCAGACGAGCAAAGATGGTGTCGGAATCCGACATCTTGAAATCCCCTGGCCTGCCGCCAGGAATGAGTGAAGATTTCGGCACGTCAAACTCGGCGTACACAGATCCCGGACGTGCAGATATATACGCATCTCGACTTGCCGGGTACACGACGTAGGTGAATCCACCTCCACCGCGTTGAACCATTCCGGTCTCCATCATCGCCTGATGCTCTGCCCCAGACATCCAACGGCCAACAGTGACCATCCCGTCATCAGGGGTGTGGCCTCCGCTGTTGTGAACGAGCACCGGTGTCTGACCAGCGAGTACATAGTACGTGTGGAGGTCGTCCACGGTGAGGTTGTACGTGCGTGCGTGCTTGGTGTATGGGCGGTTGTTCGTCACGGTGACGGTGGTTCCATCGTCCGTGAGGAGTGTCGCACCGGCTCGGAGTCGGCCTGCTTCGACCCACCGCTTCTCGGATGGGGACCAGAAGGGGTGCTCGTGTGTGGCGGTGAGCTTCTGGGCTCCGTCAGCGGTCGTGATCGTCAGTTCGTTGAAGTGCTTGTCGTCTTCGGTGCGAATCAGTCGTGAGACCTTGCGGCTGCCGGATTCTCCTGTCTCGGGGTCCGTCGCCATGACTTCATCCCCGACCTCGATGTCCTCGATGTCCTTCGTGGAGCCGTCTGCCATGAGGACGTCAGTGCCGGCGAGGAAGCACTTCGCGCAGCCA
This DNA window, taken from Streptomyces sp. SCSIO 30461, encodes the following:
- a CDS encoding IS256 family transposase; protein product: MLSVVNEDGTTQSGSLMDDIVREGARRMLAAALEAEVNQYIAELAGERDEAGRRLVVRNGHHRERTVTTAAGPILVKAPRVNDKRVDGETGERKRFSSKILAPWCRKSPKISEVLPLLYLHGLSSGDFVPAMEQFLGSAAGLSPATVTRLTKQWSDDHSAFQDRDLSGSDYVYVWADGVHPKVRLGQARSCVLVLMGVRTDGSKELIALAEGLRESTESWADLLRDCRRRGMRDPELVVGDGAMGLWRALAEVFPQARHQRCWVHKTRNVVNALPRSAQPGAKKALQEIYNAEDRDHAEKAVKDFGRAYGAKWPKAVTKITDDVDELLAFYDFPAEHWVHLRTTNPIESTFSTVKLRTKVTRGAGSPAAALAMVFKLAESAQARWRAITAPHLVALVRNGARFERGVLVEREREAAA
- a CDS encoding transposase → MLVALMDTAARTHRIEVIGPVAPDNSWQRKAGTGFTREDFAVDFDRRQVTCTGGKTSGNWTEPPSQAPYTLVAFDARHCSPCPHRSGCTRSTDPRKGRTVYFLPRHLHDLQAQNRADQQDPQWRRLYASRSGVEGTVNELANAHQMRRCRYRGTAKAHIQHVLTAISVNIARLSAQEPDDSAYRPRPPTAFQQYLDAHELPRPRWWRQGQ
- a CDS encoding HAD domain-containing protein, whose product is MSEPKELPLLFLDIDGPLLPFGDGPQREPSGTATDSHLTRLDPHLGPRLAALPCELVWATTWEEAANTDIAPLLGLPPLPVVHWPEPSDAQEREDQWFGLHWKTRTLAAWADERPFIWVDDEITDADRDWVSTRHPTPALLHRIASSRGLTDKDFAVLDQWLRAT